One Babesia bovis T2Bo chromosome 4 map unlocalized Chr4_1, whole genome shotgun sequence genomic window carries:
- a CDS encoding RNA recognition motif domain containing protein, producing MLNMGILSCSYALLIFVYYYPSICYVTQKVITTPTTQLRRGLFAQFKTKTGKRPHGISRMRDIRRSHVQELTYERVKLSKDHVLTDAKILFINNVDPEITQDAIDYLLHYIHGPLTTSTKLFKDKYTQRHKGYGYIKFSTPEIATRTLLSLNGARIGNRQIILSEYLPKSSKSNKLDPVISAARRIIQKVHGGKHKTSVVDKYDIAFLPINEE from the exons ATGCTTAACATGGGTATATTATCTTGCTCTTATGCACTGTTGATATTTGTCTATTATTACCCTTCTATATGTTATGTTACTCAAAAGGTGATTACA ACACCTACAACGCAGCTGCGGCGGGGACTGTTTGCTCAGTTCAAAACGAAGACAGGTAAACGTCCACATGGAATCAGCCGTATGCGTGATATACGCCGAAGCCACGTACAAGAGCTGACCTATGAGCGTGTTAAGTTATCCAAGGATCATGTGTTGACGGACGCAAAGATACTTTTCATCAACAATGTTGATCCCGAGATTACCCAGGATGCAATAGATTACCTCCTACATTATATCCACGGCCCACTTACAACGTCCACCAAGTTGTTCAAGGACAAGTACACTC AACGCCACAAAGGTTACGGCTACATCAAATTTTCCACACCGGAGATTGCCACTAGAACTTTACTTTCTTTAAACGGGGCACGCATCGGCAATCGTCAAATAATTCTCTCAGAGTATCTGCCAAAGTCGTCCAAGTCAAATAAGCTAGATCCTGTAATATCGGCTGCAAGGCGCATAATTCAGAAGGTCCATGGTGGGAAACATAAAACTTCCGTTGTGGACAAATATGACATAGCCTTTTTACCCATTAATGAAGAGTGA